The nucleotide window GTGCCGATAAGCAGTGTCTCTGGTTCTTATAGCAAACGGGAGAGCAAGCGGGTGTCATACTAGCCAAATGTGCCTTCTCCCTTTTGCAAGCATCCTCAGTGTGCATTTAAAAACCAGTCTTTCTCAGGGGGGCTACTGGGAGGGATGGGACAGGCACCGAACCAACAGAGCAGGCCTTCTGTGATGTGGCAGTAGCAACGGGTGGCAAGGCTGGTGTGAACCTGCCCTAGGCACAGGTGTGTAGAGCTCAACCTATGCAATGCAGTGGAGAGGCGATGCTGCCTCTGCCCCTTCAGGAAAAAGGCTTAGGGCTAGAGCGCGAGCTGCCATGGAGAAAGGGAAACCTGCCCCCATCACTGCCGGGGTCAGCACAACCCAGGTCCCTCTGCTTTGTCTTCCAGTGCCAGCAACCAAGCCCACCATCAGGGCCGGCGCGCTGGGGCTGACGGTGCCAGTGGGAGCCAGGACCAGCCTGACCTGCGTGGCCCACGGCTCCCCACCCATCAGCTACCGCTGGTTCCGGGCAGTGCCAGGGGGGACAGCCCTGCCGCTGAGCAGCCAGGCCGAGCTGACGTGGGACAGCCTGCGGCCTTCCGACGCGGGGACATACTACTGCGAGGCAGAGAACAGAGTCGGGGCAGGGGTGGTGCAGCGGAGCGATGCCGTTGAGCTGGTGGTGAGAGGTGAgtccccagcctgtagctcctCACCTCAGCGGCAGGAACCAGTGAGGCAAATGGTTCCCGTTCGCCCAGGGATCAGGCACGTAGCACCGAATGTGAATCGTGTCTGGATCGCTGCTCAGGAGGGGAGCCCGGCTCTGCCCTTGGCACATCTCGCTTTTGCCTGGCTTGGAACCCAGGCAGGGCGTGCAGCAAACCGTCTGATGAGCGGTCTGTCCCACAGGGTCCCCAGTCACACAGCCACCCACGCCTGGGACCAGCCGGCACACAGGACCCCCACTCCCCTCAGAAGGCAGCGAAGCTCCCCATGCGCTGGGAGGTGAGTGACCTGGGCGGCAGCGACGGGCTGGTTCCACCCTGCTGGCATGCAAATGGCACAGGCTGTCAGTGAGACAAGTCCACGTGCTGGCCCTCTGGGGCTGCACATCCTCTCTGGAGAAGGATAGAAATGGTCCCTCCTGTTGCCTGCAAGCAGGAGCTCAGATGGGGGTGGTGGGGCAGAGCCCCCCAACAGCAGCCGAGCCAGAGCTTGGGAGACCATGGGCTGGGAAACCAGGGGTCACACAGCTTCACCGGGAGTCGCCCGGGGCAAGACCTGCCTTAGGGCTCcgtgccctggggagccttaaggtgctgctgcctgtggtgaAGCACCCCGGGCCagccggggagggagggagtgggGAAGTCCCGCAGCAACCTGGGTGAGTCCCAGCGAGGCAAAGCTGAGGCATCCCTGGCTGTGGTGTAGCCAGCCGCAGGTGCTGGTGCCGAGAGCCACAGGGCTGCCATTGGCAGGGGTTGATGGCCAGGGAGAGGACAGCATGAGTGCCACAGGTAGTGTGCGAGCCTGCTGCCAGAGAACATACAGGATGACACGGCAGAGAGAAAATTATGGCTCGTCAGTATGGGAGCAGGTGAGATGGGTGTTTTCTTTCCGTGCACCTCAGCAGTGACAGCCTTAGATAATGCAGACTGCCCGGGCAGAGCTCACTGCCTGCCTCGCTGCAGTGGCTTCACCAGGAAAAGGCTGCTCTGGCTGACACTGCAGGGGAGCCCTGGGACCCCTTGCAGTGCGTTCACCCTTGTGCCTTGGCAGATCTGTCCACAGCAACGCTGTCCGCCAGGAATGATGTCGTTTCAGAGAGGGCTCCCGCTGCCACAGGTGAGCAAGCCCCTTGGTGAAACACGCACGATTTGCACGGGGAGGGGCAGGCTGGCAAACACTCCGCAGACCAGACCCTGAAACCGACTGCcccattttgcattttgcattgcTGCTGGGAGCAAACCCCGGGCCTGTCAAAcgcaggcaggagctgccctcTCGGCCGCCTATCCACAGGCCTTCCAGAGTTCATGTAGTGCCTGATGTTTGCTTTCTGATTGTGCCTTAACGGGGATGAAAACGTTAACAACGATCTCAGCCCCAGCCTTCACAGTTTGTCCGTGTTTTGGCCACGGCTGAGGCTTTCACCGGGCTGTCAAGCAAAGTCAGCGGTCACTGGGAGCTTTCAGCAGCCCGAGGGTCCCCGCCACCCGCGCTGCTCAGAGGGCTCCGGTCCGCTTGGCACAGCGCGGGCTGCGGTCCCCTCACCGCaccccccgcccctcccgcaGGGCCGCCGCGGGCCGCGCTCTCCCCGCACCTCTACGCGCTGGCGGCCGCCCTCGGCGGCGTGGCGATCGGCGGGCTCCTGGCAGCGCTGCTGTGCCGGCGGCGGACCAAGGCGGGTGAGCAGCGGCACCGGGCGCGGcacggggggcggcggggcgctggGCGGTGCTGAGCCCTCCGCAGCTCCAtatccccttcctccccttggcccccttcctccccttggCCCCCGTGTTCCCCGTCACCCTGCCTCGGcccctgtcctgccccagccccagccgtcCTCCCgcagggagaggcagggtgGGAGGGTGACTCCTGAAGGTGGGAATACCCGGGAGCAGCTGGGTttggttggtttatttttgtttgtttcttgtttctccCTGTGGCACATTAATCATAAAATTTATTGATACatttctttgattatttttttttcccagaaccCACCTATGAAGTTGCTTTGtgagtatatttttttcatctgtgatgTTGAGAAGGCTTTGAGGGTATCATACTgacatttgtttcagaaaagcttATTTATTCAGTGAAAAGCCAAAgatttctttgaatttttatttgggggggggggggaggggaagggcaggggcaGGTACTGAATACCTTGACAGTCTCATTTATTAGCAGCATCAGGACATTAATGTTTTAGTGCAGGAGTAGTAACTCATGCTAATCTTAACCTGTAAACACTTCATATTACTTTTCTATTAAGAgttatatctatatctatataatTACTTCTGATTTAGTCctcctttttaatgtttctttatttcagcCATAGCACTGCAGATGTCACAAGACTGGACACTAATGCAGAAGTACCTGTTCAGTGcctaaaagaaaagataaatttgGAGGCTGAAACATCCTATGAAATTGTCACCGTGAAAGACAACAACTATGACAATGTATGCAAGGGCAAAAATCCTGAGTATGAGACCCTTTTGAATTCCATGGAATCAGAATATGAAGTGCAAAACTTTTAGCAGAGTACCACATTTCCACATGAGCAGCTGCAGATAGTGAATGGTAAACTTTACCAAGGGAAACTATtcttcctgcctgccttctcctctgATAAATATACCagtctttttgcctttttttttttttttaaatccagggGAACTGCGTAACCACCTTAGTCTTTGGCAAATGAGTCCCTGCAGTTGGTGCAGAAACACTCAGCCAAGTGCTTATCTACCTacctacttttatttttttaatataaaaaataatttctgagcaGCCTCCAGGTCAAAATGTTGCTGGGTGCAACACTTAGCTAATAATACCAGCAAGATGTACTCTCAAGTGCATGTTCCCCTGTTAGGACATGCCGGCAGGTGAGGAGTCAGGAATTGTGCTAGAAATGGATGTCCCCTGGATTTTGCAGTTCAGCAAATACTGGTTTTACAGCTTGTTTTTTGCCTTGAATCTTACAGAGGATAGTATGGGGACAGCAGAGGGGGTTGATATGCCAGGAATATCACTTTTACAATCAAACTGGAAATGGCCCTGTAGGTAATGAACCTCCTAACTGCCaccttgtttttctcctgaaaaagcagagctggtgttgaaaaaaattataacattttaattttcaatgtGGAAGACAGAGGCATGATAAAATAgaagcactgcagagaaaaatttGAGACATTTGTAATAGCAATTGTTCAAGGAACCTCTCTGGACTCAACAGACTGGCACTGATTTGCTGTGTGGGACATGACACTGGTTCCGAAGTCTGGTTACAACTGTGATAGTTACGCTGATCTACATTATGGGGATGCTGTGAGCATTCATGTTTGTAAAATGCCTTGAAAAGTGCTTGGTTAGTGCAATGCAATTTCTTTCCCAGGGCAAATATGAAATGCTTCAAAGGATTTTGTGGCATATGGATTCTGACTTCCTCGTTGTTTTACCATCCAGCGCCTTCATTCTTCTGATGCTGGCAAATTTATGCTTTTGCTCTGTCTTCTCGTTTAGTTCTGCAGAGCAGGTAGGGAGGGGTACAGTCATGGCCACGGTTTGACTTGGAAGTCTGAGTTGAGCTTAACCTTTTAAACAGGAGAGGACAGAAGGGAGGCATCGAGTCAGCCCACATCAGACTGCTCTCATCACTACAGCCCTCTCCACACCCCAAAATGGTACATGTCACAGTTGTGGTGCTGCCTCCACATGCACATTCACAAGCTTGCAGCCACCTACTGCTGCAGTATAAGCACACTAGGGTACAGCAGTAGTCTCTTGGAACAGTGATGACAGCAGACAGACCTGAAGCCGATGGAAGAACTCCCATTTCAGTGAGTTTGTTAGAAACAGCAATACTCGAGCTGGGCAAGTTTAGGGCTGAAGGGTTTCCAatattgcttttcttccagatgCTTCAGctagctctatttttttttaggaatgcACGACTCACAGTAGGGAGGTAAATGTAATGCTGCTACATCACTGTAAGAGGTTAAAAGGGTTAGAAGAGAGGTCATCTAAAGGATATAAAAAACTGCCTGTGATTTAGCTCAAGTGTCAGAATCCTTAACTTCCACGTCATAGCATTGCTCAATACATTGCTCTAAAAGGCAGTTacctaaaaaaaatgttgtgcaGCTCCCTATTTACTGTTTCCTCAAGGACTTGAACATTTTCATCCCAGcaaaaaacagctgttttctaCCAGCCCACACTGCAAATGATTTTCCTTGCAAGAGACTgaagccgggggggggggggcagcgcaaTTTGCGGCTTGCAGGCTTTAGAGCTGCTTGGCTAGTGACTCTTACAGATCTGCCATGCTTCTGCTGCCAACTGCTCTAAAATCACAAGATCCACTTAAAAATAGGAAGCCCACATTCCCTACGTTAGTTTTAAAACTCTTCTTAGAATGTGgattttggcttttttgttttgccaggTGGTTCCTGTGCTACAAGGCCATACTTTGCACTGCCAAGGCCTTCCTCTCAATCAGGAGGGCTGATCTTTGAGGTCAATCTTTAATGCAACGCTAGCCGGGCTCATGAACTTCAGATTACATGCAGCCCTGACAAGGAGCCCTTAGTCTATAAACCCAGTGCTAATGGGGTGTAGGCTTGGCTGTGGGGTGTGTGATCTCTTACCTGTGCTTAAACATACTCTAGGGCATTCCTGGGTctcttgcaaaaataaaacagagggTATGTTCCTTTTTACAAAGGCAGCAAGCTGCGTGCTTAGCTGTTCCTGACTTCAGCTGAAGCACATTTCCTGCAGGAAGCTTTGTTACCCAATAGCCTGGTTTGTTTACTCTTTGTTTATCATTAGCATCTTACATGTACTGGCACTGCTGGTGTGCTGCCATGGTGCGGGGCCCTCTGTCTGTCAGACCCCTCTGGACACCGGCTGCCGTCCTATGGACTCGGCAGGCAGATCACCAGTAGGGATGGGGATGCTGCCTTAAGTAAAGCAGATTTTTAGGGACAGTCACTTGGCTTCTGTTAAGTGCCAAGTAAAATCTTCTGTTAAGATTTAACAGTGGCTTCTGTTAAACCCAtcagagcagctgggggagcaTGGTGAAAGCAGACGAGCTTGGGGTCATGCTGAGAAGGAGTTCTCAGCACTAACTGGAACCCTCATGGCTGTTGTCTCCGCTCACTcagctcttccctttccctgggCCAGCAGCCTAAGAGCAAGGTCAGGCAGATTTTTATGGCCTGAGTGCTGGGAAGAACAGAACCTTGCTTTTACCTTCAGAGCCCTGAATTACAATGACACATCTTTAGGACATTAGTGATTATAAGATCAGAGAGAAAATTTTACTGTGTCTTTTGCAGGGTTTCACATCCACAGCAGTGGGCACTGAGGGGCAGTTGTGCTGCACTGCCAGGCTGCtgtgcttcccagcagcagccagcggggCCTGGCCATGCTCCCAGGCTGCACAGCACCTGCTCTGGGCTTGCATGCTGGCGCTGCCCTCCCACTTGGCTAGCTGCCCTCTGCCAAGGACAAGCAGTGCTGGAACCCCTAGAAATATGTGTGAGGGGCTCTTCTGCCTTGCACCTAGGACTGAGGTAGGCCATCCCTGCATTGCTGTGTGTTCATTGTAGCTCATGCATTCACTGCAGAGCGCACCTCCCAGAAGCTGACCTTGGAGACACCAGGTTGAAACAGAAGCTGTTGGCATTAGTGGTCTCAGgggtaaagcaaaacaaaaacaaaaacaaaaacgaaacaaaacaaacaaacaaaaaaaaaaaaaaaacaaaacaaaacaaaaaaacaggggaatggggagctgcagctctgtgcatgCAGGATAAAAGCATCTGGTGTGAGGTCAATGTTATGTGGGAGAGGAACTGAAAACTTCTCAGCTTCCCCATCCTCAACACTGCAGATCCAGCCCCAAAATGCAGGATGAGACactctctttctcctctccaaaGTCCATTCTCATTCATTTACAGCTAGCCTAATGGTTTTTGCAAGATTTGCTGCCTTTATAAGCTCATGACTTCAATTTTCCATTACTATATAACaccattatttttccaaattttggTTCATCCCAGCACTGATCTGCTCTGAGGAGCTTCAGACAGTTTCTTCAGAAGCCCTGAAGTCTAGAAGAggctgcacaggaaaaaaaaaaaaaaaaagtagcagatGCCCCAGGTGAACACATCTCAAGTACCTCAGTTGCCCTCGAGATGGGGCAGCAAAATGTCTTTGGTCATCAGCAACAGACCAATGGAAACAAAAAGCCTTTCTCCAGTGCAtaggttgttgtttttctctatgCAGTGAGTgtggttgtattttatttaaatctttgGCATGTTTGGCAGTAAAAACTGTtggaaacaacatttttcttctgaaagctgaaaaggGCTTTGCTGTTGTGTACCTCCATCAAACAAAAGAACTTCTCCCCTCCTTGCACTGGTCACTTACCCGGTGACATGACTCATCCACTAAAGGCCAGCTCCGCACCAGCACAGAAAGGAAACCTCAGCTTCCTCTCTGAAACTACCAagtctccagaaaaaaaaaacacactatttCTAGTGGCTAGCACATTGTCATGAGACTTGCAGCTCTACTTCAAAGCAGAGCGCAGTTGCAGGGCTTGTACAACTGTGGGGACGTTGGCTTCTAAACTGCCAAGTTTGCCTTGGACTTCAGAGCTCTTCTGTACCTGCCATTCTAAACACggagaaaagagaggaagtaTCCAATAAAGGAATTCGTACCACTGTAATTTGGTATTTCCTGTAGAAGAGGAAGGGGTTAACTTTCTTCCCCTAAAAAGCAGAGGGGCAAACTTTTCTGAAAGTAAAACCATAAATGAGGAAACAACAGTGAAGAGCTTAAAAGGAATGCTCAGCTAGCTGCTGTGCAGAAGACAGGCCTGTTGAAACCTTGAGGTCTGTGAAGGCAGAAAGGGTTGGGATTGATATATCTGCCTGCTGCATTAAGGATCCACAGGGAGACAAAACAAACCCTGAAATAATAGACTTTGTTCTCTTCTGAAGCTGACCTCAGTGATAGAGATCAGGGTGATGTCCATGAGTCATGCGTAGGTGCAAGAGAGAGACCACGGGAGTGTGAGTCACAGTGACTAGGACTGTGTTTGTCCAGAAGCATACA belongs to Anas acuta chromosome 13, bAnaAcu1.1, whole genome shotgun sequence and includes:
- the LOC137863620 gene encoding V-set and immunoglobulin domain-containing protein 4-like; translation: MGEVVWLAVFVMAFISCNALLDLSAVHQVEGEWMGSTTLPCTYVPSEGFTQQTLAWSMERDHSTSTIFRRDESGDHILLARFRDRVSVPKRSPGDVSLHITNLEIPDSGHYTCQVIWRSKNNSLITKDVTTTVRVIKVPATKPTIRAGALGLTVPVGARTSLTCVAHGSPPISYRWFRAVPGGTALPLSSQAELTWDSLRPSDAGTYYCEAENRVGAGVVQRSDAVELVVRGSPVTQPPTPGTSRHTGPPLPSEGSEAPHALGDLSTATLSARNDVVSERAPAATGPPRAALSPHLYALAAALGGVAIGGLLAALLCRRRTKAEPTYEVAFHSTADVTRLDTNAEVPVQCLKEKINLEAETSYEIVTVKDNNYDNVCKGKNPEYETLLNSMESEYEVQNF